The genomic stretch GCGGTGCGGTCAGGGCAATCCACGGCACGGACGGATACTCCGCCCGCAGATTGCCAGCTTCAGATAGTCGGGCCGGAAATCGTGCCCCCACTCGCTGACGCCAGTGCGCCTCGTCCACCACACGTACGCCACCTTCCGGAACTTCACCAGGTGCTGCATAATGTCCTTGAAAGTGGCAGTATTGGCTTGCTCGGGCGTGATGTACAGAAAGCGTATGTCCGTCTTGACGCTCTTCAGGTCATTGATGACCCGCTCCCGGTCTCGGACGCCCATTTTCGAGTTGATCGAATCGGCCGGTATCTTAATTCGAGCCAATGTGTCCAGCTGATCCTTGATCAGTGCTAGCAGTGGGAGAATACTATCGTTACCTTATTATCCTGCATCACGCCCGGAAGCTGGAAGCAGAGCGACTTTCCCGCTCCGGTGGGCATCGAGACGTACACATCGCGCGTTCCTAGCGtagggagatagagagataggaGAAAAACGTTAGTGCGTTAGCAATCTTTGCAACCGAATTGCGCTgtatgtgcgcgcgtgtgtgtgtgtgtgtgtgtgtgtggtgtgtgtgtgtgtgtgtgtgtgttgtgtgtgtgtatgtattgtgtgtgtgtgttgtgtgtgttgtaacCACCCCGCTGGTACGTACTTGCGATGATGGTTTCGATGGCTTCTTTTTGCAGCTGACTCTTAAAATCACGATGACCGAAGTACTGCCACAGCTTTTCCTGCAGCAGCTCGTccgatttgtttttctttcgagAGCGACTTATCGATCGCCCGACGGCTGGAGCGCTCCGGCGAGTCGGAAACGTCCACCACATCTTCCATGTTGGGAATTTCCATGGGCGTCTGCGGGCCGCGGCATCATGTCATCGTAGTCCTCGATGGGTGGCGTTTTGGGCGCCCGCGGCGGTATGTAGTCATCATACTCTTCACATTTCGGATCTTTTTCCAGCAGCTCCTGGAGTGATGCATTTACCGTCGGCTCACACTTAATGTGTTGTAAACAACAGCGGGGGCAACGGGCACGGGCACGGGCGTGggccgctgctgcagctgcgccTGTGGTTGGGgctggggctgctgctgctgctgttgctgctgcaccgccaccaccgtctGCTTCGGCCCTGGTTCGGATTCATTTTTCGGTTCTGGCTTTGGTTCCACCTTGATCGCCGTGCCGTTCGCCTTCCGCTCGGCGCGATTGTTTTTCACATTCTTCCAGAAGGAAGCCTTCAAACACTCGTTGAACTTATCGAACTCTGAAGACATTTCTTTCGACGGAAGCTGCAGCTCCCGGGGACCAAATGAGACGGCACAAGCGCGAGCCCCCGTTACGGGTCGACCGAAAAGTGTGCAGTTAATGGTCGTGGCGGGTTTGCGGAGTGCTTTTAACACGCGGAATCACTTCCACCGAGAGTCATGCTCACTTTGCGTCCAGTTTTCATCCGCACGTTTCACAGCTTACATTGAATATCTGCACAAAAAAATTGGAAGAAACGCTCCGAAATCGACTTTTTCTGGAAATTTGTCAAATTTTGTTAAATGTCAAGCCAGGTGCGGCTAACAAAACTGGTCGGTGCATGGCGTCTCGTCAGTTGACATTTGATGCATCGGGTTTTGACAGTACACGTGCAGATATGTAAATGCATAAAAATAGCGTTTAAAACGGTGCCTAGGAATGATTTACCATTTTTAAGTATTAGTAAATGTCTTTTACTACAAGAAGATGGACTTTTCTGGGTATAAAATAGGAAATAAATGACTGAAATCCTTCGGAGCATCATGTATCTACGCATTGTTCCGTCGAGCCAACCTTTTCTAAGCTGGCGTCAAACAACAAAGAAACCCCAGAAATGTCAGAAATGTGTCGGAATAACAATCCGAAATGTCGGAAAGCAATGCACCatgttcgaaaaaaaaaaagattcaacaATAGTGGAAAATCGTTTTTCTTACTAGATTCTTAGATCGTATCGTTGGCATATTGAAAAGAGTGAACGTATGAACATAACCCATTTAATACTGTTGAATATTTCgcgtggattttttttatttatggctATACCAAACGAAAGGTATACCGACGTTTTCAGGGAATAGTTTtcggacactttattgactctttcttgaGGGGAAGTGTAGCTTAATTGATGAGAACTTGACTCCTCGGCGCCCTTATtgaacaaatccaataggagtTTCCGTTTAGCCTGTTCAAAACATCAATAGAAAGCTTAAGAAAGCTTACAATCCCTAATAAAGAGTCAAGTAAGTATCGCAAAGCTATAAAAAAACCCCGCAAAAAATCCTGTATTGCTCAGAACGTCCacataaatgaaaacataaattaccTACGGTAGAAAATGCGCACGGCGAGCCTGTACCGTATGCGGTTCAGTAGCTGCCAATAGAATATCGATGACATGACCTGTTTTTCTATACATTAGAGGAAaggaacgaagaaaaaaagaaacatgagTAAACATTTACTTTTCTCCTTGTTTTTTCGTTAAGCTGCCGTAAAATTAGCCAATTGGCTAGTGCATtcgaaaaagaacaaaacgcaCCTTGCAAAGCAAGAGGCGCTACCGGCCACCTCGCtcgaaacaagaaaacaaatgtTACGAAATAGCAAAATGTTGTAAAAACAGTGCGAAAACGCGTTTTTAGCGCAGCGGCGAACGACAAAACACGAACTGTGCTGACTGTGGACAGGAGGAGGTTCATCAGCCAAAACGTGTGCTGCCCAtccttctcccccccccccccccggctgCATCTTCCCTTTCCGCATGTATTTTGCGACAATCTTTAAAGTGTGCAAAATGCTTTATCAATTGTTTTGGTTCCTGGCAACGTGCTGCACCTTCGTGGTGAATACGCTCTGGCTGTGCTGCAACTTTGCCTCGGTTGGTATTCCCtggttgatgctgctgctcttccTCGTCTGCATTGGGTCGAAGTTTGTGAAGCTCAACTCACCCGCCGACGATGTCGTGCTGTCCATGCTGTCGAAGAGCGAAAAGGGCAAGGAGGCCAGCGAGGCACTGTACTGGCCGGTCGTCCATCGGGGCGGGGCTTTTGACGCGCCGGAAAACTCGCTGGCCGCCATTAACCAGTGTCTGGCGCAACGGTGTCAAAAGATTCTGCTCGATCTCAGCATTACCAGCGATGGCAAGCCGATCATCCTCCACAAATCGACACTCGAAAAGGCCAACGTGACCGAACCGATTCACAAGCTGCCGTACAGTTTCTTCGAAAGCTTCAACATCACCGAACACCATCCGCTAGGGTAAGTGGGAGCGACACGGCTGCCGATGGTTACCGACGCCTACTGTTCAGTCAAGTTATTAATTTCGATTACTTTCCCACACAATGCAGCCAACTGTTCCAGAAGGAGAAGGTACTGACGTTCGAAAGACTGTTGAAGCTGCTAGAATCCTCGGAGGTGACCGTGCTGCTGCGAGCGTCCCAAACGAACTCCGCACTGTTGGAGATTGTTCGCGAGACGGCCGCCAAGTGTCCCATCTTTATGAAACGGATCATTTTATGCTGTGCATCACCGACAGTAATCTATCAGGTAAGCTGGACCGAACACGAAACAACACTGCTGGCAGCCGCACTAATCTCTTTCCCATTCCAGCTTCGTCAACAATGTCCGGATCTGGTGTGCGGTTTGTGGATGGAAAAGTCTTGCTTTACGATACTGCCACGCTATCTGAATACCTCGACCATCCTGCTATCCATTGTAGGTGCCATCTATCGTAACATCATAGCACCGGTGATCGGTGTTAGTCTAGTCTTTATTCATAAGGATGAATTTAACGCGTAAGTATAGCGCAAGACGCGCTCTGCCAAACGGCCAACCGGATTGATCTCCATTTTGCACACCATTTGCAGACAAATCTCAACGCTGTGGAAGAACGTCGGCGTTCGGCCTATTGTTTACCCAATAAACTCGCCGAACGAGAAGCGCTACTTTCAGCAGGTGACCAAAACGCTctatctcacggattcgctccgcTCCGAGCCGCAGCTAATATTCAAATCCAAACGAAAGTAATAGTCAGCGGCGTGCGATCGCTTGCAAAATCGCCCcgaaatcgaatcgaatcgacGAAGCCTTTAATTTAAGCGAAAACtctatatgtatgtgtgtgtgtatgtgtgcgtataTTTTGTGTTACGCTATTTAGTTTTCCCTTGCGGCGGTTTTTAGCTTTACGTTGCACGCGCAACAAGCATGTGAAGCATGTTACTATTTTACGTTTATAACACATTTGCAAAGCGAATCACACAACCGGAAGCGCGCGTAGCTGGCCGGCCTTATTTATTTACGTTAGTCTCAGGTGTCTctaatcacacacacaagtaacaCGCCAAGTATTAACACAGGCATAAGGATGCATTTCAAGAATCGATCTTAGGTCTGGTCCTGTCAGCGCGATTTAACACACTTCACTCGCGAAGTGTCGCCTAATGTAAGCTCGCGTGTACACCAATCGAAAGTGTAATGCTGTAAGAGGGGTGTCTCGAAATAAAGTGTACTACCAGCATTGGTCGCTTTTTTGGTTGCCACCTGTACCCGACTATTCGCACGCACAGTTTCGCTTCTACTCGCTCTGTTTACCGCCTGCCTTGGGCGGCCGAGAGAGCAACATATTTAGAACAATTTGTACAGCTGTCCCGGAAAGTGCCGCAGGCATGCGgcatgtgtgcgcgcgcgtgcgtgtgtgttgtgcaaGAGATCGGCACAGATTGTGGTATAAATCAGTTCATCCGTATAAATTTGCGCTATGATACGGGATGATGGCGCCGTTGCTGCAGCTAATCGTTGTTGCCGCGATCGCTCGGGTAGGAGTGCTGGGGCGTGAagccgcaccaccaccagcacgtgCCACCGGGCGCATTATTGGTGGCTGGAAGGTATACATCGGCCAGTTTCCCTATCAACTGTCCCTCGAGTACGATGGATATCACATTTGTGGAGCATCGGCAGTGGCTCCCCGGCTGGCACTTACCGCTGGCCATTGCTGTATCGGAACGAACGAAACGGATGTAAGTGGATGGGTTAGCCGCTGAAGGTGAAAGGTGTGAAGCATTGTACTAACTCGTGtattttcctcttcttccatGTAGCTCACTGTCCGAGGAGGAACCTCGACGCTAGAAGAGGGAGGAATAGTGTTCCCGGTGATGAAGCTGGTCATACATCCGGACTACGACGATTCGAATCTAGACTTTgacgtgtgtgttttgcggaTTGGTGGAACGTTTCAGAATAAGCCCAACATTGGCATCATACAGCCTACCAGCAGTGGAACGATTCCGAGCGGCGAGCTAGCCATCGTTACTGGCTGGGGAGCGACAGAATCGAATGGCAACTTCGTGTCGAATCTGCGATCGCTGGCGGTGAAAGTTTGGTCCACGAAGGATTGCACAGACCAGGCATCGAATTATGTGACCCTCTCCGGAAGGTGGAGTGTGCtagtttataatttttttatgtccCCCTTCCTGCCAGCTTTTGCTGATCGTATGTTCTATCTATTTCctttacaacaaacaaacagcatgATGTGCGCTGGCAGCGTCGGACGCTCGTTTTGCGTCGGAGATAGCGGAGGTCCCTTGGTGTACGACCAGCGGCAAATAGGCATCGTATCGTTCCTCATAAACGAGTGTGGAGGCACCGCACCGGCCATCTACACCCGGCTTTCCAACAGAAGCGTGAGAGACTTTATTAGACAGCAGATAAACAACGATCAGCGGCGCATGTCGCTGGCGGCGAACGGTTGAAAGACATAGAAAGACACGCGCCACATGGCGGATGTTTTCAAATTCATTGATGCGTTTTGGTACATTGCACCCTGCCGCGTGTTACACATTCGAAAATGGGAGGCTCGGTAGACGGTTGAACAAACAGTGGAAAGCGGCCACATTATtcagtttttttgcttttttgctctgCTTCCGTTGATAAGCGTTTAAATTTAGGTAGACGAGTTTTTAGGTTGTGACGtcgtgatgctgctgttgtgttggTCGTTGCTGAGAGGTAAAGCTGTGAAGACACTAGACaccagagagatagagagcatGCACTGCTGGAGCTCGCTTTGTAGAGTATAATGGGCGGTAGAATCGTCTGCAACTCCAACCATGGCGTGCGGGAATAGTTATCGGGCTGACGGGCCCGGTCCATCCAGCATCCTTCCGCGATAAAGCGGCCAGCTCAGCCAGCCAGTATCTTCTGTTTACCAAGCCGCGTGCTAGATAAACCAGACCAGAGATTTTGGTAAGTTGTTTGATATAAGTCTCATCATTGCCTGTGGGCGCGTTCATTAAGTCGAAAATAATCGCACCAGAGTAAGGTTTTCGGGTGCGTTGTGCTTAAATACCGAGCGCTGTAGACTGGGTAAACCGGGAAAAATGCGCCAGCTGCTATTGCTGGCCGCACTAGTTGGCGGTGTGCTGTGTATGACCGTCGGTAAATCGATAGATCGTGAGTTTGTGCCGGAGTTTGCCGTTTGAATTGACCGGTTTGTGATTTGAATTGCAGATTACAACAAGTACTACTATTCGCGGCAGCCCGACCTGTTTCGTCTGCTGCGCAAGTATCACCTGTGGCCGAGGAACGAGACGCTGAAGTTTGAGCGCCCGAGGCAGGATTTAAACGTACCCAGTCCGTTCATTTTCGGCGGCGAGAGTGTGGCCATCGAATCCTACCCCTATCAGCTGTCGCTGCGCCTCGAGGGAACGCATATCTGCGGTGCCTCGGTCATAGCGGAACGATGGGCACTGAGTGCGGCACACTGTCTGGATGAGGCGTTGTACCCGTCCGCTGTAAGTGTCGGGACATTTCCATCGCCTTGAAGTGATTTtgtggtggttgtgtgtggTACGCGTGTGTACGGCTTTCCGTTCCCTTTCCGCAGATAACGTTTCGCGGTGGGACGCCGCATCGGCTGGCGGGTGGTTACATTTTCCATGCCGAGTACTACCTGCTGCATCCAAAGTTTGACCGACGCACGCTGGACTACGATGTGTCCGTGATCAATGTGCGGGAAAGTTTCTTCATCGATCCGATACAGGCGGTAACGCTGGCCAACACCAACACGTACTATCCGATACCGTCGGCCGCGGTCGTGACCGGCTGGGGCTTGGCGGATGCCGATGGGTACGAGCCGCTGATACTGCAATCGCTGGAAATCTACGTCCAGCAGAAGCATTTCTGTTGGACCTCGACGATCGAAGCTCTTACCGATCGGTAAGTAACTGGTAGCCAAGATCCTACGGCTATCAGCGATGATCTTTCATCGGACATTGTCCTTTCGCAGACAAATTTGTGGCGGCAGTGGCGTTTACGGGAAGGAAACGTGTTACGGCGACAGTGGCGGACCGCTGGTAATGAACGGCTACCAGGTCGGGATAGTGTCGTGGGGTTCGGACGACTGTGCCGTAAACATTCCGGGCATCTACACTTCCCTCACGAACGATGAGGTGCGTGCGTTTATTAAGCTGAACGCGAACGTTTGACCCTTTCTCTTCGGGAAGGTGCACTTTCTCCGCTAAATTAGGGATGTAATAAACAGGACGAAATACAGAGACCGCGAAGACATTGATTTAGATACTCGAGATGGGTAATTTTAATCTCGACTGGTTTCTCACAGGGCAGCAGTGTGTTTGTTACAGGAAGTCGATCATATCTAAATGGTTTTATAATCATAATTTGTACGCGTTCGCACCCATACTACTGTCCGCAGCCATTTTCGGTAGTTTTTAGAGACACACAACTCTGGACACATGTTGCGGGGAAAGGGTTGGAGGGGCGCTTTATTGCTGCCAAGAGTAGCTCTGATAAGGTAGGAACAGATTTATCATTGTGCTCTGATAGCGAATAATGAATTGCGAGGCAGCGGCTGACCGACGGTGCTACCATGCCCGATGGCCGGGTGTCCATGTGGGGGCTTCCCCGCGCATGTTTTCCAAAAGTCGGCGCGAGTGATAAGAGATGACGACGACCGCCGAGACGGCCACGACTGGAGGTGGTTTGGTGTAGCCAATCATTGGTGCTAAGTGTACGAGCGATGCGTAGTAGCTGCGATCCGCGCTAAACTCCCGTGCGCTCTAGAATGAAGCTCCGGACGGTGGGATTGGCAGTGTTGGCAAACACCGATGGCAAGCTGCCGGAGCATTCCGATACGCCCCAGGACGCGATGCCCATCTGGTAGCCGTTGATGACCAGTGGACCGCCACTGTCACCACCGCACGTATCACGACCcggctggccagcgcaaaGCATTCTGCGAAGGTGAAGGAGAAAGCAAACCCATATTTatgagctgtgtgtgtgtgtgggggtcaACCTGGAGGACAGGTTGTACTTACTCCTCCGTTATCCACTCTGAGGGCCAGCTATTGCGACACTGGTCGAGGGAGATTAAAGGCAGCGCCACGTACTGTAGCTGCACTGGCAGTGAGCCCGGCACGCTCAGAAGACCCCACCCGGTTGCGTTGGCCATGGTTCCGGGGGCAAAGCCACTGGTTGCCGGGGGCAATACAACGGGCACAATAAACTGTCCCACCATTTCCGTACCCgtttgaagcacacacacatcgtacTCGATCGTGTACTCGCTGAACAGTGGATGGTTGATGATCTGGGTGATTGGGATGATCGTTCCACCGGCCAAACGGTTTGAAGATCCCGCCCGAAGAGACATCTGAAGCGAAGAAAAGGGGATGCACTCACTCGTACGTGCTCTTGTGTCTGCCGAGTTTGTTTTGCCAAGAACCTTACCTCATTCATCTGCGGTACGGGATAGGTGCAGTGGGCGGCCGACAATGCCCACCGCAGGGCGATGACGGACGCACCACAGGCATGCACTCCACTGCGGCGCAACGACAGCTGGTAGGGGAAGTTTTCTATGGGCGCATCGCGTCCACCAACAATTCTGGCACTCTTCCCATCATGTGACGCACCACCGCGGGATGGAAGTTGCCGGTAGCCAACGATGGGCAGGCGTGAGTTGTACCGTCTCCAAACATCCTCCTCCGAGCCGCTGACTAAAACGATGCCGATAGTGCAGAGCAGTGTAAGGTGGTAGCGCATGATGGAAACGTTATCCTCTGCGCGGCAGAACCGAGACTAAGGCATTGCTGAGATTTTGGGATGCTCCAAATCGGTGATCACTATACCTGGTGGCAATCGGTCGGTTTCAATTGATTAGATAGCGCCAAGATGCTCAAAAACCCCCATCTGTACATGCTGTGAAGCTAGTGAATCATCACCCCTATCGACCTCACATTGCCTCACAAGTGTGATAAGTCGCATCCCGAACGAGATACGGAAACCAGAGGAGAATGTCATCATCCCAATGGCCGTATGACCAAGACATGCACGAGAAGCGTTTGTTGCGTTAGCGTTTCGGTTTTAATTATCCATTCGTATGACTTCTTAGAACGTGCGCACCAGTCGCTTCTTAC from Anopheles merus strain MAF unplaced genomic scaffold, AmerM5.1 LNR4000609, whole genome shotgun sequence encodes the following:
- the LOC121602764 gene encoding glycerophosphodiester phosphodiesterase 1-like, whose product is MYFATIFKVCKMLYQLFWFLATCCTFVVNTLWLCCNFASVGIPWLMLLLFLVCIGSKFVKLNSPADDVVLSMLSKSEKGKEASEALYWPVVHRGGAFDAPENSLAAINQCLAQRCQKILLDLSITSDGKPIILHKSTLEKANVTEPIHKLPYSFFESFNITEHHPLGQLFQKEKVLTFERLLKLLESSEVTVLLRASQTNSALLEIVRETAAKCPIFMKRIILCCASPTVIYQLRQQCPDLVCGLWMEKSCFTILPRYLNTSTILLSIVGAIYRNIIAPVIGVSLVFIHKDEFNAQISTLWKNVGVRPIVYPINSPNEKRYFQQVTKTLYLTDSLRSEPQLIFKSKRK
- the LOC121602766 gene encoding trypsin 3A1-like, giving the protein MMAPLLQLIVVAAIARVGVLGREAAPPPARATGRIIGGWKVYIGQFPYQLSLEYDGYHICGASAVAPRLALTAGHCCIGTNETDLTVRGGTSTLEEGGIVFPVMKLVIHPDYDDSNLDFDVCVLRIGGTFQNKPNIGIIQPTSSGTIPSGELAIVTGWGATESNGNFVSNLRSLAVKVWSTKDCTDQASNYVTLSGSMMCAGSVGRSFCVGDSGGPLVYDQRQIGIVSFLINECGGTAPAIYTRLSNRSVRDFIRQQINNDQRRMSLAANG
- the LOC121602765 gene encoding trypsin-7-like translates to MRYHLTLLCTIGIVLVSGSEEDVWRRYNSRLPIVGYRQLPSRGGASHDGKSARIVGGRDAPIENFPYQLSLRRSGVHACGASVIALRWALSAAHCTYPVPQMNEMSLRAGSSNRLAGGTIIPITQIINHPLFSEYTIEYDVCVLQTGTEMVGQFIVPVVLPPATSGFAPGTMANATGWGLLSVPGSLPVQLQYVALPLISLDQCRNSWPSEWITEEMLCAGQPGRDTCGGDSGGPLVINGYQMGIASWGVSECSGSLPSVFANTANPTVRSFILERTGV